The nucleotide window GAAAGTTTAAAGTATATGAGAAAGATGTAGAAGAATTTTTGAAACAAGTAAAGGGCCTAAATCCAAATTACGAAGTAATAAAGTGGAAACCTATAGGACATGCTGATATGCTTGAAAATGTTTTAAAACTCGGGGATACCAAGAAAGCGGGAGAGATAGCCGGGTCAAGGTTCTATTATTTATTTAACGATATAGTTTGGCTTGATATTGCATTATTAAACTATGCCATAGATACTATGACTTCTAAAGGCTATACGCTAGTTTTGCCCCCTTATATGTTAAGGGGAGAAGTTATAAAGAGCGTGATTGACCTAGATACTTTTAAAGATGCTATATATAAGATCGAAAATGAAGATTTATATCTAATAGCTACTGCAGAACATCCTATTGCAGCTTTGTTCTATAAAGAAGACATTCCGAGAGAGAAATTACCTTTGAAATTTGTAGGAGTAAGCCCAGCATTCAGAAAAGAAGCTGGTGCTGCCAACAAGGATTTAAAGGGGATCTTTAGAGTACACCAGTTCCACAAAGTAGAACAGTTTATCTTTTCACCGCCTGAGGACAGCTGGAAATACCATGAAGAGTTACTTTCTAATGCAGAGCAAATATTTCAGGGACTGGAATTGCCATATAGGGTTATAAACATAGCCTCAGGAGACTTAGGTTCATGTGCAGCTAAAAAGTATGACTTAGAAGTATGGATGCCGGCACAAGCTAAATTTAGGGAAATGGTAAGTTGTAGTAATTGTCTAGACTGGCAGGCATTTAGAATGAAGATAAGATACATAGACTATAAAAACAATAGAAAGGGTTATGTGCACACTTTAAATAGTACGGCTATAGCAAGCACTAGGACTATTACTGCCATCCTTGAAAACAACCAAAGAGAGGACGGAGTAGTAGAAATTCCTAAGGTCTTAAGGAAATACCTAGAAGCATTCAGCGCAGCACCTAAAGACTATATATATCCTAAAAAAGATTGATCACTTTCTGAGATAGCCCTCTAACTGTGCTTCTACTTTTTTCATCTGGCTCTTCGCAACTCTCAGGAAAAGCTTAAGCGTTAACCTAACAGGCATATATATCGGTGATTTGAGGTAAAACCTGTTGAGTATGTCCTCAGCCCAATACACGTCGTGCCAGAACACTTTCTTGTAAAGCTCTATATGAGCATCGTTTAGCTTAACTTGGGTGAACCAGTCCTTGTTCTTAAAATACCCCATAGGTACAAAGAACATAGGTACTAAAATACTCCTGTAAGGCCTTAGGTTATCGACCAATTCAATAGTCTTATAAACGTCGTCTTCAGTCTCTTCTGGGAGACCTACTATCATAGTTCCAGCTGGGACTATATTATGCTCATGCATTATTTTGAAGGCTTCTTCAACTGTCTCAGGGTACTCGTCCACCTTATATGGTGCTGACTTTGCGGGCATTATCTCCTTAGCCAATCTAGAGGAACCGGTTTCAATACCTACTTCAACACCCAAGTAATTCTGGTTTCCGTCTTCGTATATGATTTCTGTGAGTTTTGATATTAGGCCATATTTTTCTTCAGAATAGCGTATAGCTGCTAGGCTAGCGTGGCTCCACGCTATACTTTTATAGTATTTCTTTACAAGCTTATGGAGTTTTATAAGGGGTTCTGGCCTTGGGTATATTCCTACTGCACCGTAAAATAGTACGTCATCACTATGTACAACTCCGTGTTTTACTCCGTTCTTGACATTAACTTGCAGCTCTCTCTCTATTTTTTCTAAAGGATAATACCTAGTCGGTCTTAGTGTAACGGAGCAAAACCTGCAAGACCTAGCGCAACCCCTCATTATCTCGATGAGGCCGTTTACGCTGGCCCCTTTGATTTCCGGTATTTGGTCAACTGACGGTGCCTCGTCAGCACCTATATATACGTATTTAGGTAGTGGTTCATTGTTCATTATTTTTTCTGCTAGTTTTACTATATACGTATCTGCTTCGCCATCAACTAAGGTATCTACCCCGATTTCTTCTATCATGTCTGTTTTCCACAACCACTGCCATACTGACGGTCCTCCGGCTATAATTTTCATTCCTTTTTGTTTAGCTTCTTTTATCTCAGGTTTATGTATGAGTTCTTGGAAACTCTTGTAATTTACTGGTTCTTTTTTAGTTATACCCCACCACGTAGAAGAAGGCGGGCCAAATGCGAAATAGTCATGGTGAGAAAGCATTAGAGCTTTTGCATCGGGTAAATATTTGTGTAAATGATCGGGGTCAATTATAGCTGCTTTAAATCCAGCATCTATTAAGGCTGCTTCTATTTTTCTCATCCCATAAGGTGCTTCTCGTGGCCTGCCTAGTTCATCTGTTTTCATCTTAGGGCACGCTAACCATTTCCATGCTTTCTCAGGGATCCCTATGGCAGGCCCTGTACCTAAGAACCCTAAGAACTCTTTACCATGATGGTTGGTCATTAGGCATCTGTCGGTAGTTATAATAAAGTCAAATTTCTCTTCCAAAAAACTCACCTTCTATGACTTTAGGAACTTATATTTATAAAGACTCCTTTAAATATCATTTAAGCACATTTCTAAGGACTCTTTTAACGTCATCTGGTAGTTTATCTCTTGAATCTACTGTCTGAACGTTAGATAAATCCTCATTCCATTCCTCTCCTTCTTCTAATTTTATATTTTTTAACGTCTGGAAAATATATATCTTTTCTCCTCTTTCATTTCTAGCTTGTTGAACTAGTATTTCCTCTCTTCCTATTTTTACAATGTATTTACTTTCGACGTTAGATATCTTCATGGTACTTCCTTTAACACTTATAGGGATTAAAGCTTTAACTTTAATGTCGGGGAAAACAATGGACTCTTGTGTATTCTGTAAAATAGTAAAAGGCGAATTGAAATCGCAGAAAGTTTATGAAGATGAAAATGTGATTGCATTTCTAGATATAAACCCGATTCATAAAGGTCATACACTAGTTATAAGTAAGAAACATTATGATAATATCTATGAAATCCCTGAGGAAGAGTTAGAAAAACTAATAGTGGTGGTGAAAAAAGTTGCAATTGCAATAAAAAAATTAGGGGCAGACGGAGTTAATATAGTCCAAAATAACGATGAAGCCGCAGGTCAACGTGTTTTTCATATACATTTTCATGTAGTCCCGCGGTATCACGGTGATAAGATTAAGATCGACACAATAGAAGATAGGACCAGATATAAGGACGAAGCTGAGATGAGAGACTATGCGGAGAAGATTAGGAGATTCCTAGTTTAACTACTCCTCTTCTGATTCTTCACTCTCTTCAAATTCCTCCCTAAGCAGTTCTAGCCCTATTTCCTTATAATATTCTTCTCTTTCTTGCTCTAGTTGATCCTCTTCAAGTTTCCTTTCCCCTTTATCGCTTACAAGTGATGTTGTAAGTACTTTATTGTTTTTATCTATCTTCTCTTTTACACTATATTCCTTCTTAGCTTTCTCGCTTAGCTCCTTTTCGTATCCGCATTTGTTGCATTTTAATACCTCCTTACCATCCTTCTTGGTCGGTACTAGTACTCCACCACATTTAGGACAGAACTGCATTAATTGGTCACCATATATTCTAGTAAAGCCTAGAAAGTGTATAAAAGGCTTTTGCTCATGTTGGCTGATCCTAGGTTAACTCCTTTATAAAACAGGATTATAATGAAGTATAATCTACGGGAATTTCACAGTAAGAAAGATATAAAAAACTAGACGATTTTAATTCTAGGATCTTCTTTAACCACGTTTAATACTATACTGGTGTGCGTTCTTTCTACCTTGGGGTTCTTTAACAAGCTTTTCAAGAAATTATCTAGGTCTTCTACATTTCTAAATTTAGCCACAATAGCGACATCATACTCTCCTACTATATCATAGACCAGGATTACATTATCTAAATTAGCTATTTCCCTTTCAAATTCCACTAAGTGTTTCCCGTCTACTTTAGCCATTATTATGCTTGTAAGGGAGTAACCTAGCTTAGAATAGTCAATTA belongs to Stygiolobus caldivivus and includes:
- a CDS encoding HIT family protein is translated as MDSCVFCKIVKGELKSQKVYEDENVIAFLDINPIHKGHTLVISKKHYDNIYEIPEEELEKLIVVVKKVAIAIKKLGADGVNIVQNNDEAAGQRVFHIHFHVVPRYHGDKIKIDTIEDRTRYKDEAEMRDYAEKIRRFLV
- a CDS encoding Lrp/AsnC family transcriptional regulator; its protein translation is MSDRKRVEIDTVDRKLLIELLKDSRVSLRKLAEEMNVSPATLHNRLFRLVQEGVIKGFTALIDYSKLGYSLTSIIMAKVDGKHLVEFEREIANLDNVILVYDIVGEYDVAIVAKFRNVEDLDNFLKSLLKNPKVERTHTSIVLNVVKEDPRIKIV
- a CDS encoding RPA12/RPB9/RPC11 RNA polymerase family protein; this encodes MQFCPKCGGVLVPTKKDGKEVLKCNKCGYEKELSEKAKKEYSVKEKIDKNNKVLTTSLVSDKGERKLEEDQLEQEREEYYKEIGLELLREEFEESEESEEE
- a CDS encoding B12-binding domain-containing radical SAM protein, with product MSFLEEKFDFIITTDRCLMTNHHGKEFLGFLGTGPAIGIPEKAWKWLACPKMKTDELGRPREAPYGMRKIEAALIDAGFKAAIIDPDHLHKYLPDAKALMLSHHDYFAFGPPSSTWWGITKKEPVNYKSFQELIHKPEIKEAKQKGMKIIAGGPSVWQWLWKTDMIEEIGVDTLVDGEADTYIVKLAEKIMNNEPLPKYVYIGADEAPSVDQIPEIKGASVNGLIEIMRGCARSCRFCSVTLRPTRYYPLEKIERELQVNVKNGVKHGVVHSDDVLFYGAVGIYPRPEPLIKLHKLVKKYYKSIAWSHASLAAIRYSEEKYGLISKLTEIIYEDGNQNYLGVEVGIETGSSRLAKEIMPAKSAPYKVDEYPETVEEAFKIMHEHNIVPAGTMIVGLPEETEDDVYKTIELVDNLRPYRSILVPMFFVPMGYFKNKDWFTQVKLNDAHIELYKKVFWHDVYWAEDILNRFYLKSPIYMPVRLTLKLFLRVAKSQMKKVEAQLEGYLRK
- the serS gene encoding serine--tRNA ligase gives rise to the protein MSWSILELLRTNPEKLKESIKRRFIDVSLVDKALELDKEWRATLQEVERLRHEHNVISSQIPKAPKEQKQELIKKAKELLKILEDKEKQLQKIEEERDQILSELPNIVDDSVPLGPDENYSVPVKVWGKFKVYEKDVEEFLKQVKGLNPNYEVIKWKPIGHADMLENVLKLGDTKKAGEIAGSRFYYLFNDIVWLDIALLNYAIDTMTSKGYTLVLPPYMLRGEVIKSVIDLDTFKDAIYKIENEDLYLIATAEHPIAALFYKEDIPREKLPLKFVGVSPAFRKEAGAANKDLKGIFRVHQFHKVEQFIFSPPEDSWKYHEELLSNAEQIFQGLELPYRVINIASGDLGSCAAKKYDLEVWMPAQAKFREMVSCSNCLDWQAFRMKIRYIDYKNNRKGYVHTLNSTAIASTRTITAILENNQREDGVVEIPKVLRKYLEAFSAAPKDYIYPKKD